A single Crateriforma conspicua DNA region contains:
- a CDS encoding DMT family transporter — MSFATKASPISDAHRENLIGSIWIVVSMGTFALEDTFIKAASRRMPIGQVLMLFGLGGAIVFAVVAVRKRNPFLGPAVRSNSMRLRMVFEISGRLFYSMAVALTPLSATTVILQATPLVVVAGAAILFRERVGFRRWAAVLVGLAGVIVVVGPGRESFSLLSLLAVLGMLGFAGRDLASRAAPPSIGTAILGFYGFVSVFIAGGMIGIWQGRSFVWPSAMTAGLIVAAIGVGVGAYACLMKAMRTGQVSAVTPFRYSRLLFGIGLGIVYFQESFTLPMVVGSVLIVASGLMIMAQSRRRLLCP, encoded by the coding sequence TTGTCTTTCGCCACGAAGGCTTCGCCGATCAGCGATGCACACCGCGAGAATCTCATCGGATCGATCTGGATCGTCGTGTCGATGGGGACGTTTGCGTTGGAAGACACATTCATCAAAGCAGCGTCAAGACGAATGCCCATCGGCCAAGTATTGATGCTGTTCGGTTTGGGAGGCGCGATCGTCTTTGCCGTTGTCGCAGTCAGAAAACGCAATCCGTTTCTTGGACCGGCGGTCCGCTCGAATTCAATGCGGTTGCGCATGGTGTTCGAAATCTCCGGGCGTTTGTTCTATTCGATGGCCGTTGCCTTGACACCTTTATCCGCCACAACGGTGATCCTGCAAGCCACACCATTGGTCGTGGTTGCCGGTGCAGCGATCCTGTTTCGTGAACGCGTTGGATTTCGCCGCTGGGCCGCGGTCTTGGTCGGACTTGCGGGCGTGATCGTTGTCGTCGGACCTGGACGCGAAAGCTTTTCGCTACTCTCGCTACTGGCGGTCCTCGGCATGCTCGGATTTGCCGGCCGTGATCTTGCAAGCCGCGCCGCACCGCCGTCGATTGGGACTGCCATACTGGGGTTTTACGGATTTGTGTCGGTGTTCATTGCCGGCGGCATGATTGGCATCTGGCAAGGCCGATCGTTTGTGTGGCCATCGGCAATGACGGCCGGATTGATCGTCGCCGCGATTGGTGTTGGTGTCGGTGCATATGCGTGCTTGATGAAGGCCATGCGAACCGGTCAAGTCTCGGCCGTCACCCCGTTTCGCTATTCCCGCCTGTTGTTCGGAATCGGCCTTGGAATCGTCTATTTCCAGGAATCGTTCACCTTGCCGATGGTCGTTGGCAGCGTGTTGATCGTCGCGTCCGGCCTGATGATCATGGCACAAAGCCGACGGCGCCTCTTATGCCCCTAG
- a CDS encoding efflux RND transporter permease subunit — translation MIDQFARHPTLANLLMLLFIIAGLFALPKLERETFPEFTATEIQIQILYRGATAEEVEEAVCQRVEDAIDGVENVKEVRSDAQEGVAVITVEMRDGADISIFQDDIESEVEAITEFPVDVEDPVITQLGRTEAVMVLLVTGPMPTGDLKIYCEDLKDRLQQVPQVSLVELGGFSDRQLRVELSEEALRRYSLTAADVARVIARQGIDIPAGALETRDNEVLLRFVEQRRTPEELEDLIIKGTRGGAEIRLRDLGQVVDLFEDEEVKSLLGNERAGVLRIEKTKTQDAIRVTTAVNEFLEAERQRQPNVNIAVVNDMSTLIRDRLQLVLKNAVQGIILVFCTLWMFFNLRMSFWVVMSLPVSFLGALFLMPMLGLTINMITLVAMLLATGILMDDGIVISENIARHLGMGKPAMQAAVDGVKEVAGGVVSSFLTTICVLGPLASLAGFIGKVLQVIPMVLILVLAVSLIEAFIILPAHLGHSLGHSGLERSGRVRGAIDTVLDWLRESVMGRCVDAAIRWRYLFLGSLAGLFVASLALVVSGIVPFQGFPTTEGEIVEARILLPQGTPIERTEKIVQRITAGLDEVNKQFTPDQPDGRELVETVQVQFGTNADAFESGSHVATITADLLSPENRSTHIDAVVQAWREEVGSLPDAISVTYGEAAFGPAGRPIEIRFQSDSLHDAKAAAQQGLAFFDQYEGVYNLTDDLRPGKQEYRIRLDEGAVGLGLDVTTIADQVRAAFQGTVADEIQVGTEAYEIEARLKTSDRDSLADFADFHVVLVDGSRVPLSAVAKVDVATGWSRIARLNGRRTVTLIGEVDTRVANTAALMGLFRREAIPEIEKQHPTVRIQIEGESQESAETGNSMLQAFVLGLIGVFAILSYQFESWTEPLIVMAAIPMALIGVIWGHLITGNSLSIPSVLGFVSLAGVVVNDSILLVLFLKKERTEGTDVIESARQASRLRFRAILLTSATTIAGLLPMLFETSRQAQVLIPLAVSVCFGLLASTVLVLIAIPAAYIALADLGLVTNSAESSEPCHADAGS, via the coding sequence ATGATTGATCAATTCGCTCGCCATCCAACGTTGGCCAATCTTTTGATGCTGTTGTTCATCATCGCGGGCTTGTTCGCGCTTCCCAAATTGGAACGCGAGACGTTTCCCGAGTTCACCGCGACAGAAATCCAAATTCAAATCTTGTATCGCGGTGCGACAGCAGAGGAAGTCGAAGAGGCGGTTTGCCAACGGGTCGAAGACGCCATCGACGGCGTCGAAAACGTCAAAGAAGTTCGCTCCGATGCGCAAGAAGGCGTCGCCGTGATTACGGTCGAAATGCGGGACGGTGCCGACATCTCGATCTTTCAAGACGACATTGAATCGGAAGTCGAAGCGATCACGGAGTTTCCGGTCGACGTCGAAGATCCTGTGATCACTCAACTCGGACGCACCGAAGCGGTGATGGTGTTGCTGGTCACCGGCCCGATGCCAACGGGCGACTTGAAGATCTACTGTGAGGATTTGAAGGACCGCTTGCAACAGGTGCCGCAAGTGTCGCTGGTCGAACTGGGCGGATTTTCCGATCGCCAACTTCGCGTCGAGCTGTCCGAAGAAGCGTTGCGACGTTACAGCTTGACCGCAGCCGACGTGGCCCGAGTCATCGCACGTCAGGGCATCGACATCCCGGCCGGTGCGTTGGAAACACGCGACAACGAAGTCCTGCTGCGCTTTGTGGAACAACGTCGCACGCCGGAGGAACTCGAGGACCTGATCATCAAAGGGACTCGCGGCGGAGCAGAAATTCGCTTGCGTGATCTCGGCCAAGTCGTCGATCTGTTCGAAGACGAGGAAGTCAAAAGCTTGCTGGGCAACGAGCGGGCTGGTGTATTGCGAATTGAAAAGACGAAAACGCAAGACGCGATCCGCGTGACCACGGCGGTCAACGAATTCTTGGAAGCCGAACGCCAACGTCAACCGAACGTGAACATCGCAGTCGTCAATGACATGTCGACGCTGATCCGCGATCGATTGCAGTTGGTGCTGAAGAACGCGGTGCAGGGGATCATCCTGGTGTTCTGTACGCTGTGGATGTTCTTCAACCTGCGGATGTCGTTCTGGGTGGTGATGAGCCTGCCAGTATCGTTCCTTGGCGCGTTGTTCTTGATGCCGATGCTGGGGCTGACCATCAACATGATCACGTTGGTGGCGATGCTTTTGGCGACGGGGATCTTGATGGACGACGGGATCGTCATCTCCGAAAACATTGCCCGGCATCTTGGCATGGGCAAACCGGCGATGCAGGCCGCGGTCGATGGCGTCAAAGAAGTTGCCGGTGGTGTCGTTTCATCGTTCCTGACCACGATTTGTGTGCTCGGTCCGCTCGCGTCGCTGGCCGGGTTTATTGGGAAAGTGCTGCAGGTCATCCCGATGGTGTTGATCCTGGTGCTGGCGGTCAGTCTGATCGAAGCGTTCATCATCTTGCCTGCCCACCTCGGTCACTCGCTGGGACATTCGGGCTTGGAAAGGTCGGGGCGAGTTCGTGGTGCGATCGACACCGTGTTGGACTGGCTGCGTGAATCGGTGATGGGCCGCTGCGTCGATGCCGCGATCCGTTGGCGTTACCTGTTCTTGGGAAGCCTGGCTGGTTTGTTCGTGGCATCGTTGGCGTTGGTCGTCAGCGGCATTGTCCCCTTTCAAGGTTTTCCCACGACCGAAGGCGAAATTGTCGAAGCCCGCATCTTGTTGCCTCAAGGCACGCCGATCGAACGCACCGAAAAGATCGTCCAGCGGATCACGGCTGGATTGGACGAAGTCAACAAACAATTCACGCCGGACCAACCCGACGGTCGCGAACTGGTGGAAACCGTTCAGGTGCAATTCGGAACCAATGCGGATGCGTTTGAATCGGGTTCGCACGTGGCAACCATCACAGCTGATCTATTGAGCCCCGAAAACCGATCAACTCACATCGATGCGGTGGTTCAAGCATGGCGTGAAGAGGTCGGTAGCCTGCCCGATGCGATCAGTGTCACGTACGGCGAAGCGGCGTTTGGTCCGGCGGGACGCCCCATCGAAATCCGCTTTCAAAGCGACAGTCTTCACGACGCCAAAGCGGCAGCGCAACAGGGATTGGCGTTCTTTGACCAGTACGAAGGTGTCTATAACCTGACCGATGACCTGCGGCCGGGCAAACAGGAATATCGCATCCGTTTGGATGAGGGCGCCGTGGGGCTGGGGTTAGATGTGACCACGATCGCCGATCAAGTTCGCGCGGCGTTCCAAGGAACGGTCGCCGATGAAATTCAAGTCGGCACCGAGGCTTATGAAATCGAAGCGCGTTTGAAAACGTCGGACCGAGACAGCCTGGCGGACTTTGCTGACTTTCATGTGGTCTTGGTCGATGGCAGTCGCGTGCCGTTGTCGGCGGTCGCCAAAGTCGACGTCGCGACGGGCTGGTCGCGGATCGCGCGGCTGAACGGTCGTCGCACTGTCACTTTGATCGGTGAAGTCGACACGCGAGTGGCCAACACGGCGGCGCTGATGGGTTTGTTCCGTCGCGAGGCGATCCCCGAAATCGAAAAGCAACATCCCACCGTTCGCATTCAGATCGAAGGTGAATCGCAAGAGTCAGCCGAAACAGGGAACTCGATGCTGCAGGCGTTCGTGCTGGGATTGATCGGTGTGTTCGCGATCCTGAGTTACCAGTTCGAAAGCTGGACGGAACCGCTGATCGTGATGGCAGCGATCCCAATGGCTTTAATCGGCGTGATTTGGGGACACCTGATCACGGGCAACTCGCTATCGATCCCCAGCGTCTTGGGATTTGTGTCGCTGGCCGGTGTGGTCGTGAACGATTCGATTCTGTTGGTGTTGTTTCTGAAAAAAGAACGCACCGAGGGAACAGACGTGATTGAATCGGCACGACAAGCCAGCCGCCTCCGCTTCCGCGCGATCCTGCTGACATCGGCCACCACGATCGCCGGATTATTGCCGATGCTGTTCGAAACCAGTCGCCAAGCCCAAGTGTTGATCCCCCTGGCCGTCAGCGTGTGCTTTGGACTGTTGGCGTCCACCGTACTGGTGTTGATCGCGATCCCCGCTGCCTACATCGCACTGGCCGATCTTGGATTGGTGACCAATTCGGCCGAATCCTCCGAACCTTGTCACGCCGACGCAGGGTCTTAG
- a CDS encoding efflux RND transporter periplasmic adaptor subunit codes for MAEKTPNKILQTLNRFGVRSLFIPPLVAGILIAIWIVGNRPQPQREVAEEASRMLRVIDVPVVDVVPRVVGYGTATPGQTWQAVAEVDGRIVEVHPELESGSFVNEDQLLLKIDPTEYEYAVAQLEAEIKQAQALIDELTRTEENLKASMAIEREALSVTQREMERLRQLASRSATSQSELDAQQRSVFTQQQRLQEQTSALNLLPTRKQSQEANLALKQAQLAQAKLDLKHTEIRAPFHCRLGTVTLDVDQYVGTGQTLFEAYNIDLVEVEAQAPMREVRRLIQNDSQTASLEEFSMQRVRDVFNVRAIVEMASSDIPARWDARFMRVRESLDLQTRSLSMVVGIDDPYEQVIPGIRPPLLQGTYCRVTLIGQPRPNQVIVPRHTVHDGHVYVLDDEQRLRKQPVDVAIVQGEFAVIRSGLTGGETLVVSDPTPAVEGMLIDPVTDDELLNRVISDANGPDVAPSPVTDDQAGNTGGSDD; via the coding sequence TTGGCTGAAAAAACTCCAAACAAGATCCTGCAAACGCTGAACCGATTTGGCGTGCGGTCGTTGTTCATTCCGCCATTGGTCGCGGGCATCCTTATCGCGATTTGGATCGTGGGAAACCGCCCTCAACCGCAACGGGAGGTCGCCGAGGAAGCATCGCGAATGCTGCGTGTGATCGATGTTCCCGTGGTTGACGTTGTTCCGCGTGTCGTCGGCTATGGCACCGCAACACCGGGACAAACATGGCAGGCGGTCGCTGAGGTGGACGGCCGAATCGTGGAGGTCCATCCGGAACTGGAATCAGGTTCGTTCGTCAACGAAGACCAGTTGCTGCTAAAAATCGATCCGACCGAATACGAGTACGCGGTCGCACAATTGGAGGCCGAGATTAAACAGGCCCAAGCACTGATCGACGAACTGACGCGGACCGAAGAAAACCTGAAAGCGTCAATGGCGATCGAACGCGAGGCGTTGAGCGTGACTCAGCGTGAAATGGAACGCCTGCGACAACTGGCATCGCGCAGTGCCACGTCCCAATCGGAATTGGACGCACAGCAACGATCGGTCTTTACCCAGCAGCAACGCCTGCAGGAACAGACCAGTGCGCTGAATTTGTTGCCCACACGAAAGCAAAGCCAGGAAGCCAACCTGGCACTCAAGCAAGCTCAACTGGCTCAAGCGAAATTGGACCTCAAGCACACCGAGATTCGTGCTCCGTTTCACTGCCGTTTGGGCACAGTCACGTTGGACGTCGACCAGTACGTCGGCACGGGCCAGACGTTGTTCGAGGCTTACAACATCGATCTCGTCGAAGTCGAAGCCCAGGCTCCGATGCGCGAGGTGCGGCGGCTGATTCAGAACGATTCGCAAACGGCATCACTGGAAGAATTTTCGATGCAGCGTGTGCGTGATGTGTTCAACGTCCGCGCGATCGTTGAAATGGCATCGTCGGATATCCCGGCTCGCTGGGATGCCCGGTTCATGCGAGTCCGTGAATCGCTGGACCTGCAAACCCGCAGCCTGAGCATGGTGGTCGGCATCGATGATCCGTATGAACAAGTCATTCCTGGTATCCGACCACCGCTACTGCAGGGCACGTATTGCCGCGTCACCTTGATCGGTCAACCTCGGCCGAACCAAGTCATCGTCCCGCGGCATACCGTTCACGACGGTCATGTCTATGTGTTGGACGACGAGCAACGTTTGAGAAAGCAGCCGGTGGATGTCGCAATCGTGCAAGGGGAGTTTGCCGTCATCCGCAGTGGGCTGACTGGTGGCGAAACATTGGTTGTGTCCGATCCAACACCAGCCGTTGAAGGGATGTTGATCGATCCGGTCACCGATGATGAACTGCTGAATCGAGTGATCAGCGATGCCAATGGTCCTGACGTCGCTCCGTCGCCCGTGACGGACGACCAAGCCGGCAACACCGGAGGCAGCGATGATTGA
- a CDS encoding MarR family winged helix-turn-helix transcriptional regulator produces MHFDSESTPGFAIGRIAYLMRTRMAAVLREADWPFTPEETQALITLSDVGEPLSMNDLASRMVRDPTTVKRQLDRLVDRKFIKRSVSPEDARMVMVGLTPRGEKKLQTVLPLLDELRKSALQGITKTQLAETQKVLRKIQANLTQAAKE; encoded by the coding sequence ATGCACTTTGACAGCGAATCGACGCCGGGATTCGCGATCGGACGGATTGCTTATCTGATGCGAACCCGGATGGCAGCGGTGCTTAGGGAAGCCGATTGGCCATTTACACCGGAAGAGACACAAGCCCTGATCACGCTGTCCGATGTGGGCGAACCGCTGAGCATGAACGATTTGGCGTCTCGAATGGTTCGTGATCCGACGACCGTCAAGCGGCAGTTGGACCGGCTGGTCGATCGCAAGTTCATCAAGCGGAGCGTATCGCCCGAGGACGCTCGGATGGTCATGGTCGGTTTGACTCCTCGTGGCGAAAAGAAACTGCAAACCGTGCTGCCGTTGCTGGACGAACTCCGCAAGAGTGCGTTGCAAGGCATCACCAAGACACAGTTGGCCGAGACACAAAAGGTGCTGCGAAAGATCCAGGCCAATTTGACCCAAGCAGCGAAAGAATGA